The Apium graveolens cultivar Ventura chromosome 6, ASM990537v1, whole genome shotgun sequence genome contains a region encoding:
- the LOC141663984 gene encoding uncharacterized protein At4g06598-like encodes MANSEGPSSFRSMMHNGKHSLLPPKSPFPSISPSYVDYVPLPAIGAKAFPKPRDVSSQHQRTSSESVLIEDQPSWLDDLLSEPAMPVGRGHRRSSSDSFAYVDAANAANLDYAAHDEYRSRSISSLHSWKSQELDYCKDAHNAYAKPNSFGKYKNRAWDSPSNVMSHPSGLFHAKDNFVPRHSVSSCASDESNRFLNNATEKLVLTESGLHDTKPSLERKDSSYAKTSAPETDTKRAKQQFAQRSRVRKLQYIAELERNVQALQAKGSEVSAEIEFLNQQNLILSMENKALKQRLENLTQEQLIKYLEHEVLEREIGRLRTLYQQHQQPSLGHRRAKSRDLDSQFASLSLKHKDQSPGTDAISGPLHS; translated from the exons ATGGCAAATTCAGAAGGGCCATCGAGCTTCAGAAGTATGATGCACAATGGCAAGCATTCTTTACTGCCCCCTAAAAGTCCGTTCCCTAGTATTTCCCCGTCATATGTGGATTATGTCCCTCTTCCTGCTATTGGAGCTAAAGCTTTTCCAAAGCCGAGAGATGTCAGCTCACAACACCAGCGCACTTCTTCTGAAAGTGTTTTGATAGAGGACCAACCTTCTTGGTTGGATGATCTTCTTAGTGAGCCTGCAATGCCTGTTGGTAGAGGTCATCGGCGCTCATCTAGCGACTCTTTTGCATACGTGGATGCAGCTAATGCTGCTAACTTGGACTATGCAGCTCACGATGAGTATAGATCAAGAAGCATCTCGTCCCTTCATTCTTGGAAATCACAAGAGCTTGATTATTGCAAAGATGCACACAATGCTTATGCGAAGCCAAACTCTTTCGGAAAATATAAGAACCGGGCATGGGATTCTCCTTCAAACGTTATGTCACATCCAAGTGGGCTTTTTCATGCCAAGGACAATTTTGTTCCTCGTCATTCAGTATCATCATGTGCTTCTGATGAATCTAATCGGTTTCTAAATAATGCCACTGAAAAGTTGGTTCTAACTGAATCTGGCCTGCATGATACTAAACCTTCTTTAGAGAGAAAGGATTCATCTTATGCTAAAACTTCTGCACCAGAAACTGACACAAAGCGTGCAAAACA GCAATTTGCTCAACGCTCTCGGGTAAGAAAGCTGCAATACATAGCTGAACTGGAAAGGAATGTACAGGCATTGCAGGCAA AAGGCTCTGAAGTATCTGCTGAAATCGAATTTCTTAATCAACAAAATCTTATTCTGAGTATGGAAAACAAAGCTCTGAAGCAGCGCTTGGAAAATCTAACTCAAGAGCAGCTAATTAAGTACT TGGAACATGAAGTACTGGAGAGGGAGATCGGAAGGCTGCGAACGTTGTATCAACAGCACCAGCAACCGTCTTTGGGCCATCGGCGTGCTAAAAGTCGGGACCTTGATTCTCAGTTTGCAAGCCTGTCCTTGAAACACAAGGATCAAAGTCCTGGCACTGACGCTATATCTGGTCCATTACACAGCTAA